The genomic region TAAACTACGCCCTCCTCGTCGAATACGACGGTCTTTGTTTTCACGGCTTTCAAACTCAAAAGGATCTGCCCAGCGTTCAGGAGAATCTGGAAAAGGCGGCCTCCATTCTTCTCAAAGAACCAATCGATATATCCGGAGCGGGAAGAACGGACACGGGCGTGCACGCTCGCGGAATGATGGTCAATTTCAAAACGCAAAAGGTTGTTCAGAATTTCAGCAAGTTTCTCCTGAGTATGAATGCGCTCACCGATCCGGGACTTTCCATTTTATCGATGAAAGAAGTGGAGGAGAATTTTGATTCACGATTTTCCTGTCATTCCAGGGAATACGAATATCTCCTCCTCAACACGAAGTTCCCACGGCCTACTTGGAAAAATCGAGCCTTCTGGTATCAACATAAGATTGACGTTCCACGCTTGGAAGCTGAACTGGAATTATTAAAGGGAGAGCATGACTTTCGAAGTTTAGCGAAGGCGGTCTCCATGAAAAATCGATCCACGGTTCGGACGATTTTAGAGGCGAGACTGGAACGAAGCGCGGAATTTGACGGTCTCTTCAAGGTAAGGATCCGGGCGAACGGCTTTCTTCACAATATGATTCGGATTCTTACGGGTACCCTTCTGGAAATCGCAAACGGCAAACGAAACGATACAAACATTCTCCAGATTCTTTCTTCCAGAGATAGAACGATAGCCGGTATCACTCTTCCCCCTCACGGTCTTTATTTTATAAGAGCCTATTACGATTCTCACCCGTCGATCGATTCGATGTATTCTCTCAGGGACTTGTATCGATCATGAAGTTCTCTCCTCCCCGAATTTCAAAAAGTCGATCTCTTCTTCTTTTTTTGACTCTGATCCCGGGAATCCTTTCCGCCTCCCCAAAGAAGCCGGGAGTTTTCGAGCTCTTAGGCGGTTACCAACCAGACTTCGTAAAAAATAAATTCTTTACCGATTTCATCCCGAGACCTGTGGCCCAATCGGGAAGCCTTCCCTCCAGCGGGATCGTCTCAAAAGAAGACGAAGAAGCGGAAGCAGAGGAAGAAGAAGCGGAAAAAAACGCGGGAACGTTCTACGATAATCGGAAGCCGGAGATCGGAGTTTGGATGGGCGCTTCGAATCCTTGGCCTGGAACCGAGACCCAGAAATATTTGGATACGACCCTCGGCGGCGGTTTCTTTTTTAGAATTCCTTGGCCTTGGATTTTTTATTTAGAGATGGGAGCTTTCTACGCGAACTATCTTTCCGCGACGGAAAGAGCTCTGACTACGATTCCCGTCTATCTCGCGTTAGGTTATAAGATTCCTCTCGATCTTCCGATCTCATTTATCATCCGCGCCGGAGGTGGAGAAGCGTTTGTCGTCGCAAGACCGTCCAACACTTCTCGTTGGGATCCGATGATGCTCGTCGGTTTGGAGACGAGTTTTGTCGCCGGAAAAAAAATTCGGATAGGAATTCGGATCGATTACAATAAAATCTACGAATCTCAGTTGGACGCACCTGAGGAGTCGAAGTACTACTACGCAAGTCCTTATGGCGACTCGAGATTGGCCAACCCGAACTATTACAGAGTTGTAGACGCTGAATTTTTTCAATTTGGATTGATGGTGAGTATCTTTCTATGAACCGATCTTCTTTTTTATTCGTTCTACTACTTTGCGCTTCCTGCTTGTTTTTTTGTCGTGTTGGAAATTGGCAAGGAAAAGGTTCGAGCGACCCCGTAATCAGCACGCTCTTCAATCAGAGAATGCTCCTCCTCGCAAAAGGAACATACGCGACGGATAATCCGATCGGTTTTGAATCGTATTCAAACGGAACCGGACAGATCTACCAAGATACAACGGGAGCGGGATTGGATCCGGTTTTTGATACTACGGGGATTCCAACTGCCTCGGGTCTACCGATCTTTATCGATATCGGCGAAATCAGGATCTCTTCGAAATACGAACAAGGTCTCTACAACCTAAGTTTGATCAAGAACGTAAAAGACACGAAAAAATTCTGGGACGAGATCGCTCCCAATCGTCAGGTTTTTTGTACGATCCCTTATACAACAAATTCCAATTCCTGCCGTTTGAATGACGGAGAACTCAAAGCAATTCAATTTTTTAACGGGGAAGGTGTCGCGTATCCTTCGAACGATCCTACATCCGCGACGGACTGGGGTGCTTTTGGAAATGGTCCCGTTCAATATTATTATACGGGGATGTATCTTCGTTCTCTCGTAACTGCTTGGGCGACGGAACCGGGCCTTACATTTTCCAATCTTACATTATTTGATAACTACAGAGTTCCTGGGGTCAATATCGTTCCACGTTTGAGCTATCAGCCGACAGCGGATGCGACGACCCAATCGTTATTCCCCCCTCTCGTATTTCCTCTTCTTTATACCGTGGAACCGGGAGATCAGGATATGCTCGTCTATCCAGGATTTGATCCTTACATCATGGAAGTAAGAATGAATCTGAAGGAAAATCTTATGGTACATTCTTACGTTTCCGGCTTGGGAGGCGTGAGGACGATAGTGGCAGTAAGCGACTGGAAAGGGGACGCAGATCACAACGGCCAATCGAACATGGGAGGAGGACTACTTCTTCGATCCAGAATCATCCGTCCCGAGATCGCATCCAACTTAGTGGTGTTAGGTGGAACCGCGTCCACAACTCACTATTATGGAATCTATCGTTTGAGCGAAACGAACATCGACACTAAGTTACCTCTCATCTCCTCTCCCGTCCAAGGAGGGTTGACTCGAATGAAATACATCCACTCAGGCGACTATAGAATCCGGTGCCTGGGCGATATCGCCCGAGTGGACGGATATCCGGAAACCGTCGTGAGAGAGACCACGTTCACCGTTCCCGAAAACGCGCCTCGCTCAGAGGTTCAAGTTTCTCTGACTTGTCCTTAAAAGCAAAGCTCCGACTTTCATAAGAAAAAAAATACCTTCGAGGATTGATTTTGTCGTTGTTCCGACGATCTTTCCGTGGAATTCGCGCGCCCCACCCAAATTGGGTGGAGGAGGTGGGTCGGCGGGAAAAATCGGGAAATTTTCCTCTATCAGAAAATTCTAATTCTTTCAAGAAAAATTTCTCCTCCACAGCGTTGTCGTAACTCCGACAAATGCGCTCCCTAAGACGGTCGTCCCACCTTCCTCGGCTTCCGACGATCCATCTAACGTTTCAAACGGAGCAAAACTGCGAAAACACCGGAAACAAAGTGAAACATTCAAAATCAGATATATTCAAAATTTCGAATTTTTCTATGTCTCCGTTAAGCTTTATCCAAATCAAAAAAATTGGGGTCCGGGCTTAGAACAGAAAAAGATCTCCCGGCGAAGGGGGGAGCGAAAGCCG from Leptospira stimsonii harbors:
- the truA gene encoding tRNA pseudouridine(38-40) synthase TruA, whose translation is MNYALLVEYDGLCFHGFQTQKDLPSVQENLEKAASILLKEPIDISGAGRTDTGVHARGMMVNFKTQKVVQNFSKFLLSMNALTDPGLSILSMKEVEENFDSRFSCHSREYEYLLLNTKFPRPTWKNRAFWYQHKIDVPRLEAELELLKGEHDFRSLAKAVSMKNRSTVRTILEARLERSAEFDGLFKVRIRANGFLHNMIRILTGTLLEIANGKRNDTNILQILSSRDRTIAGITLPPHGLYFIRAYYDSHPSIDSMYSLRDLYRS
- a CDS encoding LIC11270 family surface protein produces the protein MNRSSFLFVLLLCASCLFFCRVGNWQGKGSSDPVISTLFNQRMLLLAKGTYATDNPIGFESYSNGTGQIYQDTTGAGLDPVFDTTGIPTASGLPIFIDIGEIRISSKYEQGLYNLSLIKNVKDTKKFWDEIAPNRQVFCTIPYTTNSNSCRLNDGELKAIQFFNGEGVAYPSNDPTSATDWGAFGNGPVQYYYTGMYLRSLVTAWATEPGLTFSNLTLFDNYRVPGVNIVPRLSYQPTADATTQSLFPPLVFPLLYTVEPGDQDMLVYPGFDPYIMEVRMNLKENLMVHSYVSGLGGVRTIVAVSDWKGDADHNGQSNMGGGLLLRSRIIRPEIASNLVVLGGTASTTHYYGIYRLSETNIDTKLPLISSPVQGGLTRMKYIHSGDYRIRCLGDIARVDGYPETVVRETTFTVPENAPRSEVQVSLTCP